From Rutidosis leptorrhynchoides isolate AG116_Rl617_1_P2 chromosome 3, CSIRO_AGI_Rlap_v1, whole genome shotgun sequence, a single genomic window includes:
- the LOC139898998 gene encoding protein ABSCISIC ACID-INSENSITIVE 5-like, with the protein MVVNDTEIMSTGEVESPMHSDQRQSRNDVHNVGLGPQLGRQSSIYSLTLDEFQHTINESGKNFGSMNMDEFLNSIWTAEENQAQAQVYPSAINTSSGPTASTSAAVAANGAGSSGQVFMGINTSSAEPTLNIARQGSLTLPGPLSRKTVDEVWSEIQKTQHDYPQRNTENNDQVTGSTERQPTYGEMTLEDFLVKAGVVREQNQANANASLIQQQPPPFGLYPNGNNRVVGPGPPPGSAHMVRPMMGINPGGGGTVIPPYSQLPGYHGGKRSSGYQAQPPACYGGMVGNGGGVGGGYGQGLTIGSPASPVSSDGIATSQLDNGNQYGLDMGGIRGSRKRIIDGPVEKVVERRQRRMIKNRESAARSRARKQAYTVELEAELNMLKEENAQLKQALAELERKRKQQFFEEIRMKAMPKTQKPKDKSKSRILRRTVSCPT; encoded by the exons ATGGTGGTTAACGATACAGAAATCATGTCTACCGGAGAAGTCGAATCACCTATGCATTCTGATCAACGCCAATCTCGGAACGATGTTCATAATGTCGGACTCGGGCCCCAACTCGGTCGACAATCGTCCATCTACTCCCTCACTTTGGATGAGTTTCAACACACTATTAACGAAAGTGGAAAGAATTTTGGGTCAATGAATATGGATGAGTTTCTCAACAGCATTTGGACTGCCGAAGAAAACCAGGCCCAAGCCCAAGTCTACCCTTCAGCCATCAACACTTCTTCTGGCCCTACCGCCTCCACTTCCGCTGCCGTGGCGGCTAACGGTGCGGGTAGCAGCGGACAAGTTTTCATGGGAATCAACACAAGTTCGGCTGAACCTACTTTGAATATTGCTAGGCAAGGATCGTTAACCCTCCCGGGCCCATTATCTCGTAAAACGGTTGACGAGGTTTGGTCAGAAATTCAAAAAACACAACATGATTACCCGCAACGAAATACTGAAAATAACGATCAAGTTACCGGTTCCACTGAACGTCAACCTACATATGGAGAAATGACACTTGAAGATTTTTTGGTCAAGGCCGGTGTTGTTCGGGAACAAAACCAAGCGAATGCGAATGCTTCACTGATTCAGCAACAACCACCTCCTTTTGGGCTATACCCGAATGGGAACAATCGTGTTGTTGGGCCTGGGCCGCCACCTGGATCAGCCCACATGGTAAGGCCCATGATGGGTATAAATCCAGGTGGTGGCGGGACAGTCATCCCGCCTTACTCACAGCTACCAGGTTATCACGGAGGAAAACGGAGCAGCGGTTACCAAGCGCAACCACCGGCATGTTATGGCGGCATGGTTGGAAATGgaggtggtgttggtggtggttaTGGGCAGGGGTTAACGATCGGGTCGCCTGCAAGTCCCGTATCTTCTGATGGGATTGCTACTAGTCAGCTCGATAACGGGAATCAGTATGGATTGGATATGGGCGGCATAAGGGGAAGCAGGAAGCGGATAATTGATGGTCCGGTTGAGAAAGTGGTGGAGAGGCGGCAACGAAGGATGATTAAAAATCGAGAGTCAGCTGCAAGGTCACGTGCAAGAAAACAG GCGTATACCGTTGAGTTGGAGGCAGAGTTAAACATGTTAAAGGAGGAGAATGCTCAACTCAAGCAAGCTTTG GCAGAATTAGAGAGAAAACGAAAACAACAG TTTTTTGAAGAAATAAGGATGAAAGCAATGCCAAAAACTCAAAAGCCCAAGGACAAGTCGAAATCGAGGATACTAAGGAGAACGGTGAGCTGTCCGACCTGA